From the genome of Drosophila melanogaster chromosome 2L, one region includes:
- the CG9259 gene encoding uncharacterized protein, isoform B, which yields MATALELSPTEIRGLCQRYFHQDVSNSDTGFDIVNYTLKPTSDAPAGYLGSHLYLHVTLKLHNSEEVRQLTFFSKSAPVGNESRMEYLEDFGVFEKEIAVYQNVLPDLHKACAEVAPKCYYADKNLLIFENLADQGYRMGAGRDGLLTYEQLHCCLKTLAAMHAGSIIQEQRTGQKIAQSQPKSVVENAYPSDVSPEHMRMVNFQNACLVLKEFIKLIPKYQSKLDYVLENFTEKMSFIFEAVKTSDVYQNTILHGDLWANNIMFQYGRYGEVPLQCRLVDFQLARYAPPVLDVLTVLTIPTSKEFRDAHLSELLAEYYRFMTEFLKRADLDIARFIPEQTFYESVQKFRSVGLIESCLFCHLVILPPHCTQKLTSSVDGFNDFFTNKRIEICLEAFNTDELYRSRLVDMIEDFVDQFVINV from the coding sequence ATGGCGACTGCTTTGGAACTGAGTCCAACCGAGATTCGCGGCCTGTGCCAGCGGTACTTTCATCAAGATGTTTCCAATTCGGATACGGGGTTCGATATAGTCAACTATACTCTTAAGCCCACCTCGGATGCTCCAGCCGGATACTTGGGCAGCCACCTCTACCTGCACGTCACTCTGAAGCTTCACAATTCCGAGGAGGTCCGGCAGCTCACATTCTTCTCGAAGTCGGCGCCCGTGGGTAATGAGTCGCGAATGGAATACCTAGAGGATTTTGGAGTGTTCGAAAAGGAAATCGCTGTCTACCAGAACGTTCTACCCGATCTTCACAAGGCCTGTGCAGAAGTGGCGCCCAAGTGCTATTACGCGGACAAGAATCTACTGATCTTTGAGAACCTCGCAGATCAGGGCTATCGAATGGGTGCTGGACGGGATGGTCTGCTGACCTATGAGCAGCTCCATTGCTGTCTAAAAACCTTGGCCGCCATGCATGCTGGTTCCATAATCCAGGAACAGAGAACGGGACAAAAAATAGCACAGTCTCAGCCTAAATCAGTGGTGGAGAATGCCTATCCCAGTGATGTGTCGCCGGAACATATGAGGATGGTGAATTTTCAAAATGCCTGTCTGGTGCTCAAGGAGTTCATCAAACTAATACCCAAATATCAGTCCAAGTTGGATTACGTATTGGAAAACTTTACAGAAAAGATGTCCTTTATTTTTGAGGCCGTCAAGACCTCGGATGTGTACCAGAATACCATACTCCATGGCGATTTGTGGGCCAATAATATCATGTTCCAGTATGGCAGATATGGCGAGGTTCCACTGCAGTGCCGCCTTGTGGACTTCCAGTTGGCCAGATATGCCCCACCTGTCCTCGATGTCCTGACCGTTCTCACCATTCCCACTTCAAAAGAGTTCAGGGACGCCCATCTCAGTGAACTTCTGGCGGAATACTACCGGTTCATGACCGAGTTCCTGAAGCGTGCTGACTTGGATATAGCGCGTTTTATTCCAGAACAGACTTTCTATGAATCCGTGCAAAAGTTTCGAAGTGTTGGCCTGATCGAAAGCTGTTTGTTCTGTCACCTGGTTATTCTACCACCTCACTGCACTCAGAAACTGACCAGTTCTGTGGATGGCTTTAACGACTTTTTCACTAATAAACGCATAGAGATTTGCCTGGAGGCCTTCAACACGGATGAGTTGTACAGAAGTCGGCTGGTCGACATGATTGAAGACTTTGTAGATCAATTTGTTATAAATGTTTAG
- the CG14397 gene encoding uncharacterized protein: MCLLPGRFFWSAFIVTMVGLSATIEARPQRNLQHIAVVENAAWEKTLPQQFQNPFYNTPRVRDALARSSWFGPGEEVVYDRQAEKIPRMEIYNVLSHAGLIPRRRFL, translated from the exons AT GTGCCTCCTGCCCGGTCGCTTCTTCTGGTCAGCTTTCATTGTGACGATGGTGGGTCTATCCGCAACGATCGAAGCTAGACCCCAGAGGAATCTGCAGCACATCGCCGTGGTGGAGAATGCCGCCTGGGAAAAGACCCTTCCGCAGCAGTTCCAGAACCCCTTCTACAATACCCCAAGGGTGAGAGATGCCCTGGCCAGATCCAGTTGGTTTGGACCCGGCGAGGAGGTG GTTTATGACCGCCAGGCTGAAAAAATTCCTCGCATGGAAATCTACAATGTGTTGTCTCATGCTGGTTTGATACCACGCCGGCGTTTTCTttaa